In the Streptomyces coeruleoprunus genome, TCGTCCCGTCCACCTTGCGCACACGGCTGTTCGCCGTGTCGGCGATGTAGAGACTGCCCCGCGAGTCCACGGCGACGCCGCGGGGCCGGTTGAGCGCGGCCGTGGTGGCCGGCACGCCGTCGCTGGAGAACCCGTGGTCGCCGTTGCCCGCGACGGTGGTGATCGTCTGGGACTGCGCGTCGACGCTGCGCACCCGCCCGTTGTCGGTGTCGGCGATGTAGAGACTGCCGTGGGGGCCCAGCACGACGTCGAAGGGCGTGTACAGGTGGGCCCTGACCGCTGCTCCTCCGTCGCCGCCGAAGCCGGCGCTGCCGCTGCCCGCGACGGTGGTGATCGTCCGGGTCTCCGCGTCGACCCTCCGCACCCGGTGGTTCTCGGTGTCGGCGATGTAGAAGTTGCCCTCGGAGTCGACAGTGACGCCTCGGGGCCGGTTGAGCGCGGCGTCCGCGGCCGGACCGTCGTCGCCGTAGAAGGCCTGCTCGCCGTTGCCCGCGACGGTGGTGATCGTCCGGGTCTCCGCGTCGACTTTCCGCACCCGGTGGTTCTCGGTGTCGGCGATGTAGAGGTTGCCCTGGGAGTCCCGTGCGACGGTGTTGGGTTGGTGAAGGCCCGCTTTCACGGCGGCGTGGCCGTCACCCGCGTACTCGGCCCTGCCGTTACCCGCGACCGTGGCGATGACGGCGGTGCTCTGCGGTGCCGAGACGACTTGGGTTTCCGTGGGTTCTGCCATCGTCCTCTCCTTTCTCTGGCTCTGCTGACGGAAGAGATCTGTCAAACCTTTCTGCTTTGCTGCCGGGAATGCATGAGATAGTCACCGGATCGGGCTCGATTCGCTGCTTGCGGCAAGCGGACTCCGTCCGGTCGCCGACATTCGCGAAGGCGTACCGAATCGCGATCGATCGCCATTTACCGGAACGGCTGGCGGCGACGGGCTTCGGTGAGGTATCTCGTACCCGTGCAGAACAAGTCTGACGCGGATACGTGCCTGAATGAAAGAAATTCTCCGCGGAGCGTGTGTCTCTTCGCCACATGATGAGAGCGCACCGTCGACAGCAGTCGACCACTCACACACCATGCGTACTGCGCGAATCCGCCCTACCGCCCCCGGCGCCTCCGGTGGCGCGCTTTCTCCGTGTCTCCCGTTCGCCCCACGTTCGAGAGGAGCCATAATGGCTGCTTTCTTGCGGATTCATATGAAAATAGAGTCGACATCCCGAAGGTGAGGGAAACTCGCGACTCGGATTCCATAGGAGTGCGCTCGCCTCCGCGTGTCCGTAATACACCGAACGAGGGCATCGCGTTAAACCGGCCTCCGTGGCAGAACGGACCGTCTGGAGGCACGTCGCGGTTCCCGCCGGGCCGGCCGGCGCTTATGCGGTCGTCTTCGAATCCCCCGGCAATGGCAGCTTCGGTTCTTGGGGTGCGCCGCGGCGGTGAAGCGTACGGGAGGCGGATCCGCGTTTCGGAATCTTCGCCTCCAGAAGTTCCGCTCAGCGGAAGCAAAAACGTTTGGGCGCCGACGTCGGCCCCGTGGGCGCCGCATGAGAGGGGCTGCCGAGGGCGGTGTCCGGAGTCGGCGCGAGCGCGGTCCTGTACGGAAATCGCCCCTCGGGTGTGCCGATGCGGCGATCACCGCTCGACGACCTGGGAGGGGCGTTCATGTGATCACGGCGGCCGGTTACGCGGGCATGCTCCGCCGTATTGCCGGATCGGCTCTGGCCCTGCGGTGGGACGGTGCCGATCCAGGTGCGGACGCGGGCCGAGGAAACGCCTCTGCACTGCCTCCGGAAAATCCCTTCGCACCAGCCGGGTGCCTTTCTTGCGGCATCGCAATGCGGTGATTCACCATTCGGCCGCGGTTCCGAGCGCCCCAGGTCCGAATGGAGTGGTGACCAGCCCCGCCTCAAGCGCCGTCATACCTCTGTGATTCGCTCAAGCGAATCACAGAGGTATGTATTCCACGACCGCCGGGCAGCCCCTCAGCCGGGGTGGTAGAGAGCGTGGAGTACGAGGGCCCTTCTGTCGTCGACCTCCAGGGACGGAACAGCAAGCTCTGCGGGACGTCCTTGACGAACACGATGCCGTCGGTGCCCGCCAGGTGGGCCGGGTCGAGCGGGGCGTAGCCGAACCAGGGGGAGACGCGGGGCGCGGGCCGCGTGCCGGCGAGGGCGGTGGCCAGCCGCGGGGCGTCGACGACGCAGCGGTCCTCCGGGAGCGCGTACAGGAGTCCTTCGACGGAGTCCGGCGACGGCGCGTCCACCCCCTGGTGCCGGATCGTGCCGAGGGCCGTGGCCACGAAGGCGTATTCCTCGCCGAGCCGGGCGCTCACCAGCGCGCCGGCGCTCCACCACTCCAGCGGCATCCCGCCCATCCGCATCGAGCTCTTCTCCCGCTGGAGGTGGGAGTTGTGGGCGTGGACGAGCGCCGGGCCCCGTTCGGCGACGGCGAGGAGGTTCCGGGCCATCATCTGGTCCCGCACGCCCACCAGCCGGGTCAAGCGGGCCGGTGAGGTGTCGGCCATCCAGTAGTGGTAGCGCAGCAGGCCGGTCGCGGTGCGCCCGTACAGGCGCGCCCGGTCCCAGTCGTCCCGCGACGTCGCTTGGATCAGGTGCGGCGTCTGCTCGTCGAGCAACGTCGCCAGATCATCGGCGAGCAGCCGCAGTTCGGTGGCCTCGGCCGACCGCCCCACCGACTGGGCGGGGTCCCTCATCGCGGCGGGGTCGGTCCACCGGTCGTCGGCGCCGAGCAGGCGGTCGAGCGCCTCCGCGGTACAGGGGAGCAGGTCCGCGTCCACGCGGGCCGCGAGGTAGCCGTGGAGTCCGGTGAGGGCCTGCCGGGGGCTCGCGGCGGCCGTGATCTCCAGCGGGCCGTCGAAACCGGCGAAGCGGAGCCGCTCGGACGCGGGCCGGCCGTCGTTGTAGGCGCGCATCCAGCGCACCAGCTCGCGGTTGGCCGCGGAGGTGCCCCAGCCGTGGCTGATTCCGCGCTCCACGACCTCGTCGAGGGTGCCCGTGCCCGAGGTGACGTAGTCGTCGACGACCAGGCCCGTCATGCAGTCGCTCTCGATCGCGATCGTCCGGTAGCCCTCCTCCTCGACGAGCTGCCGGAACAGCTCGTTGCGCAGGCCGAGCAGCGTGTCCTCGCCGTGCGTGGGCTCGCCCAGGGCGAGCAGCCGCGGCCGCGCCGGGAGCAGCCCCATGACGGCGGCGGCATGGACGGGATGGGTGGTTTCCTTGATGTCGGTAGCCATGCCTTCAACGGTATCGTTGAACCTTCGATGGAGACTTCGACGTGATATCGGCAGGACCATGGGACGAAACCTTCAAAGCGGAGATCGGCTCAGGCCGGTCGACCTGGCGCGTCGGCACGGTCTGTCGACCCAGGCGGTCAGGAACTACGAGGAGGCCGGCATCCTCCCGGCCGCCGACCGCACGCCCGCGGGCTACCGCACCTATACGTCGCTGCACGCGGCGGCCCTGCGCGCCTTCCTCGCCCTGGTGCCCGGCCACGGCCACCGGACGGCGACGTCGATCCTGCGGGCGGTGAACGAGGGCGAGGTCGACGAGGCGTTCCGCCTCATCGACGAGAGCCACGCCCAGCTCCTCGACGACCGGCGAACCCTCCAGGCCGTGGAGAGCGCCCTGCGCGACCTGGAGCACAAGAGGGAGTCCGAGCCCGGTGCGGCGTCCGGGTCCGGTGCCGGGTCCGAGCCGGCAGCCGTGTCCGTGTCCGTGCCGGGCGCCACCTTCATCGGGCCGCTGGCAGGGAAGCTCGGCATCCGCCCCGCGACGCTGCGCAAATGGGAGCGTGCCGGGCTCGTACGCCCGCGCCGCGACCCGCTGACCGGGTACCGCGTCTACGACGAGGCCGCCGTACGGGACGCCCGGCTCGCCCACCAGCTCAGGCGGGGCGGCTACCTGCTGGAGCAGATCGCCCCGCTGATCGCCCAAGTGCGGGCGGCCGGGGGGCTGGAGCCGCTGGAGGCCGCCCTCGGCGACTGGCGCGGCCGGCTCTCCCTCCGCGGGCGGGCGATGCTGAACGGGGCCGCCGAGCTGGAGGCGTACCTCCGCGAGCGCGCATGAGCCGTCGGACGCCGGCCGACAGGCAGCCGACCCCGCGGGGCGGCCGCACCGCGCCGTCTCAGAGGCCGATCGCTCCGTCGATGCGCTCGCGCAGCAGGTCGGCGTGGCCGTTGTGGCGGGCGTACTCCTCGATCATGTGGATGAGCACCCAGCGCAGGGAGACCGTTCCGCGCCAGGAGTCGACGCCCTCCACGTCGAGGTCGCGCGCCTGACCGGCGAACCGTTCGGCGAACGCCACCTCGGTCCGCCAGGCCTCCCACGACGCCTCGACGACGCCCGGCGTGGCTTCGGCACGGTCGAAGTCCCCGTCGGGGTCGGACGCCGAGGAGAAGAGGGCGGGTGCGTCCTGCCCGGCCAGTACACGCCGGAACCAGCGGCGTTCCACATCGGCGAGGTGCCGGACCAGGCCGAGCAGCGAGAGTGTGGACGGTGCGACGGACCGCAGGAACAACTCCGGTCCCAGGCCTGAGCACTTCAGCTCCAGCGTGGCGCGCTGGGCGCCCAGGACGTCGAGGAGCATGCGCCGCTCGTCGCCGGTCGTCGGACCGCCGAACCGGCGATGGTCCTCGCCGCCGCCGAACAGTTCCGCTCTTCTCCTGAGATGGGCCTTGTCCGCATGCTGGGGCATCGGGGAGCGGTCTCCTGTCCGAAGGGGACGAATCCGTCGTGGTGGAGCGTGGGTGCGGCATCCACGCTACGGTGCTTTTTATTGCTTGAGCAAGCAGATAGCATCCACCGCGTGGTGACTGCACATCAGAGAACCGAGGAGCCGGCGCGGCCGTCCGCCGACGACATGCAGGACGAGCGCTGGTGCATGGCCGTACGACTGCTGGGCCGCGTGGAGAAGCAGTTGGACGAGGCCCTGCAACACGGGCACGGCCTGCCGCTGTCCGAGTACCGCGCCCTGTGCGCGCTGCGGCACCCGGACAGCGGCCCCTCCCTGCGCATGGGTGAGTTGGCCGACCGGATCGGGCTCAAGGACAGCACGGTGACGCGCCTGGTCGGCCGGCTGGAGGCCCGGGGGCTCGCGGAGCGGACCTCCCCGGCCGGTGACGGCCGGGCGGTCGCCGCGAGCATCACACCGGCCGGCCGGCAACGCCACGCCGAGGCGACACCCACCTATCGCGCAGCTCTCGGAGAAGCCCTGGAGGCCGCCAGGACGAACGTGTACCTCGCCGATCTCGCCGTCTGGGTGCTGACGGGCGAGTCGGCCGTGAGCGGCGCCACCGTCCCGGCCCCGCCCGCCGGGGCGTAGGTGCCGCCGCCGTTCACCCGCCCGGAAGGAACTCCGTACTGCCCGCCGGACCACCTGAACCGCCCGCCTGACCGACCGACTTGGCCCTCGCGAAAGGAACTGCCTCATGACAGCCGCTGCCGACCATTACGCGCACCTGCTCGCCGAGCACTACACCTGGATGCTCGGCGGTGACATCGAGACGGTGGTGGCGGCGCAGGCGGAACTCCTCCGCGGACTGGGAGTGACCGCCCGACCTGAAGAGAAGGCCGCAGCCGTCGACCTCGGCTGCGGCCCCGGCGTACAGACCCTGGCCCTCGCCCGCCTCGGCTTCACGTCAGTGACGGCGGTCGACACCAGTGACCTGCTCCTCGACGAACTCCTCGAACACGCCCGGCGCTCGGGGGCCGCGGACGCCGTACGCCCCGTGCACGGGGACATCCGCGGTGCCCTGCCCCGCCTCACCGCCCCGGGTTCGGTCGCGGCCGTCGTCTGCATGGGCGACACCCTGCCGCACCTGCCCGACCGGGCCGACGTCCAGGAGTTGATCGCGGACGTCGCCGATGCGCTGCGCCCGGGCGGCAGCTTCGTCGTCACCTACCGCGACCTGACACGCGACGTGCACGGCCCGGACCGCTTCATCCCCGTCCGGAGCACCGACGACCGGATCCTCACCTGTTTCCTCGACTACGTCGACGGGGACACGGTCCTGGTCCACGACCTGCTGCACACCCGCCAGGACGACACCTGGCACTTGAAGACGAGCAGTTACCCCAAACTCCGCCTGGCCCCCGAGTGGTTGACCGACCAGTGCGCCGCGGCCGGCCTCGTCATCCACCACGACGAGGCGGGCCCCCGCGGCCTGCGGGTCCTGCACGCCGTCCGGCCGTAGCCCCGGAGGAGGCCTGACGGCGCGGGCCGCGGGGGCGGCCCGCGCGACGAGGCGCCGGTCAGCCCCCGTCGCCGCCGCGACCAGGGCCGGCGCACGTTTGTAGGGTGAGCGGCATGACGGGGAACGGTGTGCCGGGGGAGGGGGCGGCCGAGCGCGCGGCGCTGCGCCGTACGTGGAACGAGTTGGACGCGCTGCTCGCCGCGAACACCGAGCGCGAGCCCGAGGCGCGCCGTCGGATCGGTGCCTTGGTGGAACGACTGCGGACCCCGGCGGCCGCCTTCCTGCGGTCGGAGCTGGAGCGCCGGCTCGCGCGACACGTCGACGCGGACGACCCCTTCGCGCGGGACCGGATCGCCCATGTCCTGGCCGGTGCCTGCGGTGCGGCGGCCCTGCCCGCCCTGCTGCGCGCGTGGGAAAGCGACCGCGACCAGGACGGGGACACGCTGGAGCTCGACCTCCTCGACCTGTTCTCCGCCTGGCCGGGGACGTCCGTCGGGCTGGTCCTGGGCTGCCTCGCCTCGGACGACCCCGCGACCCGGCTGGTCGGCGTCCGGGGCCTGAGCCTCATCGACTGCGGCGGGAGGGACTACTTCGGGCCTGTCGCCGACGCGGCGTCCGACCTCGACCCGCGGGTGCGCGCCGATGTGATGAGCACGCTCGGCTCCCTCTTCGGCACGGGGGATCCCGTGCGGGCCCTGGCCGTCCTGATGACCGGCGCCGGCGATTCCGCACCCGAGGTCAGAAGGGCGGCTGTGGCGGCCCTCGCCGCGTCGCACGACGAGCCGACGACCGAACTCCTCGTGGCCCGCACCGCCGACACCGACCGCTGGGTTCGGTTCTCGGCCGCCTGGTCCCTGGCCCGACGGCCGGGCCCGGCGGTCCGCACGGCGCTCGAACGGCTCGTGACGGACGAGGACGCGGACGTCCGCGCCGCCGCACGCACGGTCCTGGAACTGCCACCGAGGCCCCTCTGACCCGCCCCGGTGCCGGCTGCGCGCAGTCGTCAGGAGGCGAGCTCGTCCAGGAGCTCGGGGCCGTTGTTGCGTACGTTGTTGACGGCGGGGGAGACGGGCCGCGCGTCGAGGTGGCCGTCGGCGGGCTGGGTGAGCAGGGCACGCAGGTCGTCGGGGTCCTCGTGGTGGGGGTCGAGCCAGTCGTCGTAGTGGTCGGCGGTGAGGGCGAGCGGCATGCGGGGGTGGAGGCGGCCGGCGGCGTCGGTGGCCTCCGTCGTGAGGATGGTGCAGGTCATCAGCCAGGCCTCCGGGTCGTCGTCGCGCTCGACCTCGGGGTTGCGCCAGTACGCGTACAGGCCGGCGAGCGCCATCACCTGCTCGTCGGCGGGATGGACGAAGTACGGCTGCTTGCGCGTCTTCCCCGTGGCCCGGTCCTTGACGGACTCCCACTCGTAGAAGCCGTCGGCCGGCAGGAGGCAGCGGTGCTTGACGAAGGCGCGCCGGAAGGCGGGCTTGGCGTGCACGGTCTCCATCCGCGCGTTGATCAGCCGCGAGCCGATCTTGGGGTCTTCCGCCCAGGACGGTACGAGGCCCCACCGGAGCGGCCGCAGCTCCCGCTTCGGCTGCGCCGCCCCGCTGCCCCGCGGCGTGCGCTCCAGCACGGCGTACACGTCGTCGGTGGGGGCGACGTTCCAGCTCGGCGCGAGGGTCTCCTCCGGCAGCCAGTCGGTGACGTGGAAGAGCCGGGTGAGGTCCTCGGGGCTGCGGGTGGAGACGTAACGGCCGCACATACGGCCAGGGTGCCACGATCCCGCGAACCCCGACCGTCCCGTACGCCCGATGGGACGGCCGGCCGACGGCGGTGCCCGCGGCCCCCCGTGACGCGCGGGGCGCGCACCGATCCACCCCGAACGGGTGCTCGCGCGGCGGCGAGCTCCTGCGTGGGTCGCCCACGGATCACCCGGTCACGGGCACCGCATACCATGACCGCCCATGAGTACGAGTGAGGGCCGAAGACCCCTGGTCGACGGGCGTTTCCAACTGATCTCCCGGCTGGGCAGCGGCGGCATGGGCACGGTCTGGCGAGCACGTGACATCGCCCTGGACCGCGATGTCGCCCTGAAGGAGGTCCGCCCGCCCGACCCCGCGGTCGCCGAGGCGACGCCCGGACTCGCCGCGCAGCTGCGCGAACGGGCCGTTCGCGAGGCCCGGGCGCTGGCACGGCTGTCGAACCCGCACGTCGTGACGATCCACCACATCGTCGAACCCCAGGACGGCTCGCACCCCTGGATCGTCATGGAACTCGTCGAGGGCCGCTCGGTGCACGACCGCCTCGCCGAAGGCCCGATGCCGGTGCCCGAGGTCCTCACCCTCGGGCGGCAGGTCCTGTCCGCCCTGCGCGCCGCCCACTCCGCCGGCATCCAGCACCGTGACGTCAAACCCGCGAACATCCTGCTGCGTCCGGACGGCAGCGCCGTCCTGACGGACTTCGGCATCGCCGCGTTCAGCGAGGCGACGTCACGGCTCACCTCCACAGGGGACCTCATCGGCTCGCCGGAGTACATCGCCCCCGAGCGTGTACGTGGCGAGGAGGGCAACCCGGCCTCCGACCTGTGGTCGCTCGGGATGCTCCTGTACGTGGCGGCCGAAGGCCACCACCCGCTGCGCCGCGCCACCGGCCTCGCGACCGTGGTCGCCGTGCTCGACGACCCGATCCCGCCGCCGGTGAGATCGGGTGCGCTGGCGCCCGTACTCACCCGGCTGCTGGTGCGCGACCCCGCGCTGCGGCCCGACGGGGCAGGCCTGGAGCAGATGCTGGCCGACGCCGAGGCGGGGCCGTCTCGCACCGGCGTACCGGAAGGAGCCGGACCCGGCCCGTTCGGCCCGCCGCACCCCCACCCCGCGTACACGCCGCCCGCGTCGCCGTCCTGGACGCCGCCGACCGTCCCGTCCCATGTCGCCTCGGGAAACGGCGGGTTCGGCCCGCCCCTGCCACCGTCCGTCCCCCGGCCGCGCCGCCGCGCCGCGACGCTCGCCGTCTCCCTCACGCTGACGGCGGCCGTGGCCGTCGCCGCCGCCGTGAACGTGCTCCCCGACGGCGGCTCGGGCTCCGACGCCGACGGATCGGGCTCCCGGCCCAGTGGCGGAGCCACCCCGGTGACCGGAGACCGCACCCCGGGCACGGGCGCGGAAAAGGGGACGGGGGACAGCACCCCCGCGCCCCGGGGCAGCCTGCTCACCCCGGCGAACGTCCGCACGGTCATCGAGTCGTTCCGCAAGGCGAGCGGCACCACCCGGATGAAGGAGCTGACGATCTTCGAGGACTACGCCCTGGCGGAGATCCCTACCCGGGTGGGTGCCAAGACCTACGACGCGTACGAATTCCGCAACGGCGTCGCCCGGCGGACCGGCCCCGGCGGCACCATCGCCGCCGACGCGGCGGACGAACAGCCCTTCGACGTCACGGCCATGGCCTGGGACGGTCTTCCCGCCCTGATGAAGCGCGGCGAAGGCCAGCTGGGGGTGGAGCGTCCGACCCTGCGCTACGTCATCGTCGGTCGCTGGACGTTCAACTCCGACCGGCCGACGCTGCGGTTCTACCTCATCAACGAGTACAACGCGGTCGGCTACCTCGCCGCGGACAGCGGCGGAGAGGTCGTGGCCAGCCACCCGTCGTCCTGACGCCCGATGTGCGCGGGGCGGCCCGTACGGGTCATGAGCCGTCCGGCTGGCAGCGGGGGCACCACACGGTGCCGCGCCCGCCGACGCGCCGGCGGCTCAGGGGGCCGTCACAGCGGGGGCATGCCGGGTCGGGATCGTCGCGGCGGCCGGTGAGCCAGGAGTTCCGCGGCGGTACGCGCCCCGCGCGCACCGATGAGCGCAGGGTGCGGCGCATCTCGGTGTGGAGCCGGCGGCGCTCCTCGTCGGTCAGCTCGTCGGTCCGGCGTGCCGGATGCAGCCGGGCCCGCCACAGGATCTCGTCCGCGAGCAGATTGCCCAGTCCGGCGATCAGGGACTGGTCCGTCAGGGCCGACTTGACGCGGCTGCGCCGACCGGACAGCAGCTCGTCGAACGCGGCCCGGTCCAGCGACATGGCGTCGGGCCCCTGGTCGCCCAGGGCCCGAGCGACGTCGGCGTCGGGATCGTCGGCGAGCCAGATGCCCTGCAGCTTGCGCTGGTCACGGAAACGCAGCTGGTCGCGGCCCAGGGCGAACACGACGCGGTCGTGCGGGTGACGCTCGTCGCCCTCGCGGCAGCACAGGAGCTGTCCGGTCATGCCGAAGTGCATCAGGACGGTCGGCCCGTCCGTGCGGGCGAGCAGCCACTTGCCGTGCCGCCCCGGTTCGGTGAACCGACGCCCCTCCAGCCGGCGGCGCAGCCGCTCCGCGCTCACCCCGTGCAGCACACCCGCGTCGTGCACCTCGACCCGGGTGATCCGCCTGCCCTGCCCACAGCTGGCGAGGACCTCACGGAACCCCTCGACGTCGGGCAGCTCGGGCATCCCGCACCCCTTCGTGGCGGCCCCCACGTCCAGGGTCGCACCAGGCCCGACCGGACGACGACCGGAATCGTCGCGCGGAGTCATGGTTCGCGCTTCGACGTGCGGACGGGCGGGGGCGCTGTTTCCCTGGTGTGGTCGGTTGGTCCCCGTCCAGGAGGAGCGCCCCATGAGTACCGCGGACGAGTCGCGTGAACGAGCCCGGCAGATGCGCGAGAAGGCCAAGGACCTGGAGCGGACGGCGGAAGGCGCTGCCGACCCGCAGGAGAAGCAGCGGCTGCGGGACGAGGCACGCCGGCTCAGGGAGCGGAGCGAGCAGGAGTCCGGCATGGCCACCGGCGACATCTACCCGGACCGGTAGCACGGGGAACGGCCCCTTGGGTCCGTTCCGCAACGGCTCGATCACCCGCCCCGCACCCGTGCGGGGCGCCCCGCCATGGCAGAGTCCTCCCCATGTGGAGCTCGACGCCTGAACGGCACAGACACCTCGCGGCCGCCTCCCTCCTGTTGGCCGCCGCGATATCGCTGACCGCCTGCGGTGAGCAGCGCGGCACGAATCCGGCGGCCGGTGCTCCGGGGACGGCTCCGAGCTCCGGCCCCCGTACCCCGGGAGCATCCCCCTACGTGGAGCCCGGAGTCGTCGATGGCGCCCCCCACAACGGCGACAACAACGCCTACCGCCGCTCCCGCGAGATGTCCCCCGCCGGCGCGAAGGCCGCGCAGAAGGAAGCCGCGCGCATCGAGCCCGTCCTCAAGAGGCTGTGGACCCAGAGGGAATGGGACCCCGCGCGTGTGCGCGCGGCGCTCCTCGAGCTCGGGTACGAGGAGGAGCGCACCGGCCCGAAGGGCGAGCGGCTCGGGGGGACGCTCACGGTGCGCGCGATGCACCAGCGCTACGAGGCCGGCCGGTACGTCACGCCCGAGGGTGCCCTGGTCGGGCTTCGCGTTCACGACGCCTGCGTCAGCGCGTTCGTGCAGAAGAGCAATTACGAGGTCGCGGTCAATGGCCCGTACATGGAGACCGGCTGCTTCGAGCCGCCCTACGGACACTGACAGACCGCTCCAGGCGCGCCCCGGTCACCTGGGTCGTGTGCTGAAATCAGCCCTCTTTCGGCGTTTGACGAGCGGGGGGCGGGGGCGGGGCGCAAAGGCTACGGGCCGCCGGTGTTTCGGCCCTTGCGCTTCCGTGCGGTCGGCTGATCGGCCCGGCCCTTCGTCGCCGCGGTGTCCTCCGCCTCGACGCCCTTCAGGGCTTGACCGCCGGCTGTTCCTTCCTCGGGCCGGTACCCCTCCGTGACGCCCGCCGTGCCCGGCACGTCGCGTCGGGCAGGCTGGTTCTCGCGGCCGGAATGGGCTCCGGGCTCCTCGCGGCTGCGCTTCTCCGCGCGATCTTTGGGCGTGCGCTGGTTCATCGTGCCTCCTCTGTGGTGTGCCGAGACGCTGGACAGCCGAGTACCCTCCGCATCCCCGCCCATCCCGGGCCCCGCAGCCCGGCTCGGCGAGCAGGCCGCGAACAGGAAGTTGAGGGATCAACGGCCTGCAGTCGGTGTTTGCCCGCCCGTACCGAGGGCATCCGGGGAGGAGCCGCCGAGTGCGCGCATGCCGGCCTCGGCGGGGCTCTGGATCGGCTCGGATCCGGTGGGAGCGCAGATGACCAGTGAGGGTGCTCCGCGGAACGTCCTGCGTATCGGTGTGCTCGGCTCGTACGGCGGCTTCAATATCGGTGACGAGTCCATCCTGACCTGCACCCTCGGGCGCCTGCGTGCCTGGCGTCCGGACGCGTGGCTGGTCGTCTTCAGCCGGAATCCCGAGCACACCACGGTCAACCACGGCTCCGCCGACGAGGTCGTGGGCTGGGAGGGCGTCAGTCAGGGCCGGTTGACGGCCGCGCTGTCGGGGCTCGACCTCCTCATTCTGGGGGGTGGCGGATTCCTGTACGACGGAGAGGCACGGCGCTATCTGCGCCTGGTCAAGGCGGCCCAGTCCGTCGGGGTGCGCACCTTCGCGTATGCCATCGGCGCCGGGCCGCTCACCGAGGCCGACGATCGACAGGCCGTACGCAGCGTGGTCGCGGAGATGGACGACGTGGTCGTACGGGACGAGGAGTCCAAGCTCGTCCTGGAGGAGGTCGGCCTCGATCGCGAGATCACGGTCACCGCGGACCCCGCGCTGCTGCTCGAAC is a window encoding:
- a CDS encoding erythromycin esterase family protein; this encodes MATDIKETTHPVHAAAVMGLLPARPRLLALGEPTHGEDTLLGLRNELFRQLVEEEGYRTIAIESDCMTGLVVDDYVTSGTGTLDEVVERGISHGWGTSAANRELVRWMRAYNDGRPASERLRFAGFDGPLEITAAASPRQALTGLHGYLAARVDADLLPCTAEALDRLLGADDRWTDPAAMRDPAQSVGRSAEATELRLLADDLATLLDEQTPHLIQATSRDDWDRARLYGRTATGLLRYHYWMADTSPARLTRLVGVRDQMMARNLLAVAERGPALVHAHNSHLQREKSSMRMGGMPLEWWSAGALVSARLGEEYAFVATALGTIRHQGVDAPSPDSVEGLLYALPEDRCVVDAPRLATALAGTRPAPRVSPWFGYAPLDPAHLAGTDGIVFVKDVPQSLLFRPWRSTTEGPSYSTLSTTPAEGLPGGRGIHTSVIRLSESQRYDGA
- a CDS encoding TioE family transcriptional regulator is translated as MGRNLQSGDRLRPVDLARRHGLSTQAVRNYEEAGILPAADRTPAGYRTYTSLHAAALRAFLALVPGHGHRTATSILRAVNEGEVDEAFRLIDESHAQLLDDRRTLQAVESALRDLEHKRESEPGAASGSGAGSEPAAVSVSVPGATFIGPLAGKLGIRPATLRKWERAGLVRPRRDPLTGYRVYDEAAVRDARLAHQLRRGGYLLEQIAPLIAQVRAAGGLEPLEAALGDWRGRLSLRGRAMLNGAAELEAYLRERA
- a CDS encoding DinB family protein, with amino-acid sequence MPQHADKAHLRRRAELFGGGEDHRRFGGPTTGDERRMLLDVLGAQRATLELKCSGLGPELFLRSVAPSTLSLLGLVRHLADVERRWFRRVLAGQDAPALFSSASDPDGDFDRAEATPGVVEASWEAWRTEVAFAERFAGQARDLDVEGVDSWRGTVSLRWVLIHMIEEYARHNGHADLLRERIDGAIGL
- a CDS encoding MarR family winged helix-turn-helix transcriptional regulator, producing MVTAHQRTEEPARPSADDMQDERWCMAVRLLGRVEKQLDEALQHGHGLPLSEYRALCALRHPDSGPSLRMGELADRIGLKDSTVTRLVGRLEARGLAERTSPAGDGRAVAASITPAGRQRHAEATPTYRAALGEALEAARTNVYLADLAVWVLTGESAVSGATVPAPPAGA
- a CDS encoding class I SAM-dependent methyltransferase; its protein translation is MTAAADHYAHLLAEHYTWMLGGDIETVVAAQAELLRGLGVTARPEEKAAAVDLGCGPGVQTLALARLGFTSVTAVDTSDLLLDELLEHARRSGAADAVRPVHGDIRGALPRLTAPGSVAAVVCMGDTLPHLPDRADVQELIADVADALRPGGSFVVTYRDLTRDVHGPDRFIPVRSTDDRILTCFLDYVDGDTVLVHDLLHTRQDDTWHLKTSSYPKLRLAPEWLTDQCAAAGLVIHHDEAGPRGLRVLHAVRP
- a CDS encoding HEAT repeat domain-containing protein, whose translation is MTGNGVPGEGAAERAALRRTWNELDALLAANTEREPEARRRIGALVERLRTPAAAFLRSELERRLARHVDADDPFARDRIAHVLAGACGAAALPALLRAWESDRDQDGDTLELDLLDLFSAWPGTSVGLVLGCLASDDPATRLVGVRGLSLIDCGGRDYFGPVADAASDLDPRVRADVMSTLGSLFGTGDPVRALAVLMTGAGDSAPEVRRAAVAALAASHDEPTTELLVARTADTDRWVRFSAAWSLARRPGPAVRTALERLVTDEDADVRAAARTVLELPPRPL
- a CDS encoding SOS response-associated peptidase, with amino-acid sequence MCGRYVSTRSPEDLTRLFHVTDWLPEETLAPSWNVAPTDDVYAVLERTPRGSGAAQPKRELRPLRWGLVPSWAEDPKIGSRLINARMETVHAKPAFRRAFVKHRCLLPADGFYEWESVKDRATGKTRKQPYFVHPADEQVMALAGLYAYWRNPEVERDDDPEAWLMTCTILTTEATDAAGRLHPRMPLALTADHYDDWLDPHHEDPDDLRALLTQPADGHLDARPVSPAVNNVRNNGPELLDELAS
- a CDS encoding serine/threonine-protein kinase encodes the protein MSTSEGRRPLVDGRFQLISRLGSGGMGTVWRARDIALDRDVALKEVRPPDPAVAEATPGLAAQLRERAVREARALARLSNPHVVTIHHIVEPQDGSHPWIVMELVEGRSVHDRLAEGPMPVPEVLTLGRQVLSALRAAHSAGIQHRDVKPANILLRPDGSAVLTDFGIAAFSEATSRLTSTGDLIGSPEYIAPERVRGEEGNPASDLWSLGMLLYVAAEGHHPLRRATGLATVVAVLDDPIPPPVRSGALAPVLTRLLVRDPALRPDGAGLEQMLADAEAGPSRTGVPEGAGPGPFGPPHPHPAYTPPASPSWTPPTVPSHVASGNGGFGPPLPPSVPRPRRRAATLAVSLTLTAAVAVAAAVNVLPDGGSGSDADGSGSRPSGGATPVTGDRTPGTGAEKGTGDSTPAPRGSLLTPANVRTVIESFRKASGTTRMKELTIFEDYALAEIPTRVGAKTYDAYEFRNGVARRTGPGGTIAADAADEQPFDVTAMAWDGLPALMKRGEGQLGVERPTLRYVIVGRWTFNSDRPTLRFYLINEYNAVGYLAADSGGEVVASHPSS
- a CDS encoding Fpg/Nei family DNA glycosylase; this translates as MPELPDVEGFREVLASCGQGRRITRVEVHDAGVLHGVSAERLRRRLEGRRFTEPGRHGKWLLARTDGPTVLMHFGMTGQLLCCREGDERHPHDRVVFALGRDQLRFRDQRKLQGIWLADDPDADVARALGDQGPDAMSLDRAAFDELLSGRRSRVKSALTDQSLIAGLGNLLADEILWRARLHPARRTDELTDEERRRLHTEMRRTLRSSVRAGRVPPRNSWLTGRRDDPDPACPRCDGPLSRRRVGGRGTVWCPRCQPDGS